ACTGCTTCTTTGACAATGGTAGCGGCATTAGCGCTGATGGCGGTTGCAGCGCGAACGCGCAATTCGCCAGTTTGGAAGTAGCCTTTCAGCTTTTCCAGAGCGGAGCTGTCAAGGTATTTACCTTGAACGTCAGAGGAGTTGATAACAGCGGTAATCGCGTCTTGCATCTTTTTGCTTCCTTAAGTCACCTAATCTGGGAATCTTTAACTGAGTGCAGAGGGAGGACAACGTCCTACTGCATCGCACCAATCACGTAGTCGAAGTATGCACCAGCTTCAGATGCGTCTTCAGCAGACAGCAAGGAGGTGGCAACATTCTTCATGGCGCGGATGCCTTCAGCTACCGCAGGAATGGGGGTGCCCAGGGAGTTGTACATTTCACGAACGCCCACCAAACCGATTTCTTCGATCGGAGTGACATCGCCAGACACAACTCCATAGGTTACTAGACGTAGGTAGTAGTCTAGGTCGCGCAGGCAAGTAGCGGTCATTTCTTCACCGTAGGCATTACCACCGGGAGAAACAACATCAGGACGCTTTTGGAACAGTTGGTCGCCAGCTTGCTTAACGATGCGTTCGCGAGAGTCGGTCAGTGTTTGGGCGATACGCAGACGACGGTCGCCACCAGTGACAAAGCTCTTGATGCGATCGAGTTCACCAGGGCTGAGATAACGAGCCTCAGCATCGGCATTCACGATGGATTTCGTGACGATACTCATTTACGGAATCCTCCAAAAAATATGTAACCAGGTGTGTTTTAACTGGCAAAAAGCAACTGTGTAGCAGAGCTTGAATATCACTGCTGCGATCGAACCCCAGATTATAACTTATGCTATCGCACATTTATTCTGAGGCCAGCTTCAGTATTCTTCAAACTTCTCATCTATCAGAAGTAAATCTGATTATCCGACACAGCTACCTTCGCAAATATTTTGCGACATTACCGTCACATTTTGACGCTGCTCTTAACACTTTGTAATAAAAGTCCTAATGTTTGCATTGTGACAGGCAACCAACTGGAAATAGCCTTATCTCCAAGAACAGGAGGAGATAAGGCTAGAGACTTTTAACTTTTGTTGCCCCTTCTTTTAGAACCGACCACCCAAGTAAGAGGGTGATAGGCTCGACCAAGGCTGCTTAACCAAGTCTGTGGCTGCTTTGACGCTGCCCAGGTAGTTGCCAGCAGGTAGAGAGGGGAAGCGATCGTAAGGCACCACATCCTCACCAAAGTATTGCGCGTACTCTGGACTCTCGACCACCGCTTCTACGGCTGCCTTCAACCCTTTCTCGGCCAGAATCTGGTTGTATTGACGGATTTCGGCCTGAGTAGCTGGTGCCCGACCCAGAAGGTGACGGAAAAGAAACTCAATCACCTTAGTGTTGGGATAAGGAGTGTAGAAGCGCCGACGATAGATTTCGGAACTAGCCAGAGAGCGAACAAACTCGCGTACAGAGATTTCCCCATTGCGGAGTTTGCTTTCCAGGTCAGAACGACGGAACTCATTGGGAACTTGACCGCTGAACACATCCATAACTTGACAGTAGACAGCGTTGAGTACCAGAGCTATTTCACCCTGATTCATCCCTGGGTTCATGCGGTAAATCCGAGCCGGTTTGCGGCGCGTCGTACCAACACCCACTTCAACAGATTGCCCTTGACCGTTGTTGAAGGAGCGTCCCTTCTCGATAAACAGGGGCTTGGTCTTATCCATAGCCCGTGCTTGACGCGCTATATCCCCCATTGCCTTGCCCATCAGCGGCATTTTGGTGGCATCCATGCGGGGCTTCACTGTTGAGAAGCTGGGTACTACTACCTCATCGCTTTGCTTCGTGAGCTGGTTGTACAGTTTTTGGCTATTCGGGAAGTTGGCGGCGGGTAAGGTGAGGAAGCGATTGTAAGGAACGGTATCTTCACCAAACGCACTACCGTACTCAGCGCTGTTCACCATCGCACCGATAAAGGCACGAATACCGCCAGAAGCGAGAATCTGGTTGTATTTGCGAATTTCGGCTTGGTCTAAAGGTGCGCGTCCCAAGAAGTGCTTGGTGCCGAGTTCGATGACTTTGGTGTTGGGATAAGGAGTGTAGAACTCTTTGATGTAAAGGTTCGACTCGCCCAAACTTGTGATAAATTCCTTCAGATTGATTTCACCATTGCTCAGTTTGCTCTCCAAGACGGTGAATTCATTCTTCACGATGTAGGGTTCCACATCGCGCTCAAATATCTGCCGATAGGCAGCGCGAATCAGAGTTCCCACCTGATTCTTATCGCCGTTGTCAGTCAGCTTGAAGACTTTGGTTTGCTCGCGCTTCTTGCTGACGCCTTGGTTGATGCGGAATTGAATATCGGGTTCAGTCCGAATGTCTTTGACTTCACCCAATTCGACAAAGAGCGGATTTTCTTCTTTGTCTATCCTGATACCAGTTTCGCCGATGCTGCCAACGCGGAGATTGCGTAGGGCCACGCCTTGCGGGGTCAGATAACGCTCGTAAGGAACGGTATCTTCATTAAATGCCTCGTTGTACTCCAAGCTATCAATCAAGGCATCGACTAGAGCGTAGAAGCCTTTTTTGGCACAAATATCGAAGTATTTGTTGTTTTCTGCACGCCCGTAAGTAGGCCGACCCAATAACCGCCGATGGATATATTCGATCGCTTTACACACATACAGCGATGTCCAGTACAGCTTGCGGAACAAGTCTGACTTCGCCAAGGCGCGAATAAACTCCCGCACTGTAATCTCGCCGTTTTCCAGCTTGATTTCGGCTACTTTCAGGCGCTGACCTTCGTAAACATCCCGCCCAAACACCTGCAAGTAACAAGCACGAATCAGGGCTTGGGTTGAACTTTCCGTGAATTTAACGCTGACGCCCTGTTTGGTGAAACCGCGCTTTCCGCCAAATCCCGTAAAGCCAGGAAGTTGATCGAGCTTAAACACCTTGGGTCCCAGCGTACCCGGTGCTTTACCCCGCGCTGCTGGGTTGCTGAGTTGGTTTTCAATGCCAGCGCCGCGACGAATCAGAATCCGCCGGGTATCTTTACCAAAAGGAGCTGGTCGGGTGCTGGGATTGCGAGTTTCTTTGGGGAAGATTGCCCCAAACTGAATTTCTAAGGGGTCGTTACCGGAACCGTATGGGTGTCGATCTGGCAGCGGACGATCGTAAGCTGCAAAGGTGGTGATGAACTGCGGTACTTTGCGGAATGGCGCACTGTAATTAAACAGGTCTTGCTGCGGCCCCCAGTTGCGACATTCTTGGGCTTCTTGACCCAATCCCCGGATGTAGGGTACTGTTTCTTCACCGAAGTAGTCGGAGTATTCTTCGGAATCTACCAATGCGTCTATTAGACCTGGTAGACCTTTGTTTGAGACTAGAGCAAAATATTTTTGCACTTCTTCCCGGCTGGAAGGGCCGCGTCCCAAGATGTGACGGAAAGCTAGTTCTAGAGCGCGACTGTTAATGTAAGGCTCGAAGAAATTTTTCCGGTACAGAGGAGATTTACCCAAACGGCGGATAAATTCCTTCATCGAGATTTCGCAGTTCTTAACCTTGGATTCCAAATCGGAAATTCCCAGGCTGTAAGCGCGAGTAATATCCCGTTCAAAGACTTGCCTGTAGGCAGCTTTAACAACATCTTGTTTTTCTCTAGCAGAAAGTCCCGGTTTCATGACGAATTTGGGACGCCGCTCTGCCGCTAGAGAGTAAATTTGGGGCAGCTGCAAACCTTGCTCGTCGCCAGAAGGACGTTGCCGCACTTTGTTCGAGGGGGTTGGGGCTTTAAATTCGGCAATCAGAACATCCATGTACTGAGTGACGATATTTGTCCCTTCTGAGTCTTGCCGGAAATAACCGAGTGCTGCTTGCTTCATTTCTTGCAGGGCCACGATGGTGGCTTCGCCAGAGCAAGCATTTTCAATAATTTCCCGCAATCCTCTCGTGTTGACGGCGATGATATTGGGGTCACCGGCGACGATCGCATAAGTGACGTAGCGCAAAAACCAGCTGAGATCCCGCAGCGATTTCTGCATATTGCTCGGACCGTAGCGGGCTACGTTGATCGGTCGGAAATTAGCTGGCACTGGCCCACCGCCAGAGGCACTAAAGAGCGATCGCAATCCCTCGAAGAAACCGCCGCTAGTTTCCACATACGTTGCGGTTCCTAGCTTCATTCCTTCCTTCGTGTCTACAGCAGTTCCAGCCATGCTCATCACTGGCGCTTCCTTCGGCTTTTCTAAGAAAGCCATCGGGGAACCACCGACAAAAATCCGGTTAGCCGCACGGGAAACAATCAAATCGGAATTTTGCGTGAGCGTGCCAGCAATTTCCAGACGTCTAGCGCCAGAACTAAAATAGCTTGCCAGTTCGCTCAGCTCGCCGCGCTCCAAAAAGCGGTCTTGTTGTTCCGCTTGGGAAATTGTCGCAACTGGTACGGTTTGATATAGTTGCGGACGCGCAACAGAGCTTCCACCACTTGCTTTTACACTCATCGGTTCTCAAAAGCTCCCTATAAAATCGTCACTGTGGTGATGAAGTACCTTTCTTGAGCTACAAGGCGCTACTATAAAGAACGCTTCTCTAGCCCAGATCGGCTTCCAGTTTGTGACTCCCTCTCCGCTCTTGATGAAACAGTGCCGAAAGTACTGTTTCTCTTAGCAAGAGCCGGTATAACGGCGTCTCCTGGCAGCAGCCCACCTTCCATAGGCCGAAATAACTTTTGTTTGCCTTGACCGCTTAATTTTCGCGGCCTTTCCTTGTCTTCCTTCTTCCCCCATCGGATGAAGAGGCGAGTGGATTTAAGGAGAATTTGTACGAGGCCCTCTAGCCCCTTAGCAGTCCCACCCGCAATTCCCTTGTCCCTTAGCTATGAGCGGTTATAGCCCAACGGCACATACACCGCAAAGCCACACTTTTTGCCCAAGAGCGAAGGCATTGGGTAAGGGTGCCTTAATAATTGCCCGCAGGTGGTTAACCCCAGTCTTTAGATTAGAATGTTTCGGGCTCCTCACACTCATTTATTAAAAAATGTGTTGAACCAAATTCGCTTGATTACCTACGTAATCATACTGGATAGCGGCGGAGTAACTGAGAAATCTGATAAGTTTTGTAACAAAAGACTAGGGGCTAGAAAAGTCAAAAGTCAAAAGTCAAAAGTCAACAGAAGAATTCTTCCCTCAACACTCGCCCCTTCTTCCCTCTTCCCTCAACACTCGCCCCTAGCCCCTAGCCCCTTCTTCCCTAATGACTAATCAAGACATTACTTCCGCTGTTGAGCGTCTTTACGATACTTACCCGTTTCCGCCAGAACCTTTGCTGGATAGTCCGCCACCTGGGTACAACTGGCGCTGGAATTGGCTGGCAGCTTATAATTTTTGCACCGGGCAAAAACCGCAGAAACAGGATATCCGCATTCTAGATGCTGGGTGCGGTACTGGGGTAGGGACTGAGTACCTGGTTCACCTCAATCCCCAGGCTCAAGTTGTTGGCATCGATCTGAGTGCGGGGGCTTTGGCCGTGGCTAAAGAGCGCTGTCAGCGATCGGGTGCATCTAAG
The sequence above is drawn from the Argonema galeatum A003/A1 genome and encodes:
- the apcA gene encoding allophycocyanin subunit alpha is translated as MSIVTKSIVNADAEARYLSPGELDRIKSFVTGGDRRLRIAQTLTDSRERIVKQAGDQLFQKRPDVVSPGGNAYGEEMTATCLRDLDYYLRLVTYGVVSGDVTPIEEIGLVGVREMYNSLGTPIPAVAEGIRAMKNVATSLLSAEDASEAGAYFDYVIGAMQ
- a CDS encoding phycobilisome rod-core linker polypeptide codes for the protein MSVKASGGSSVARPQLYQTVPVATISQAEQQDRFLERGELSELASYFSSGARRLEIAGTLTQNSDLIVSRAANRIFVGGSPMAFLEKPKEAPVMSMAGTAVDTKEGMKLGTATYVETSGGFFEGLRSLFSASGGGPVPANFRPINVARYGPSNMQKSLRDLSWFLRYVTYAIVAGDPNIIAVNTRGLREIIENACSGEATIVALQEMKQAALGYFRQDSEGTNIVTQYMDVLIAEFKAPTPSNKVRQRPSGDEQGLQLPQIYSLAAERRPKFVMKPGLSAREKQDVVKAAYRQVFERDITRAYSLGISDLESKVKNCEISMKEFIRRLGKSPLYRKNFFEPYINSRALELAFRHILGRGPSSREEVQKYFALVSNKGLPGLIDALVDSEEYSDYFGEETVPYIRGLGQEAQECRNWGPQQDLFNYSAPFRKVPQFITTFAAYDRPLPDRHPYGSGNDPLEIQFGAIFPKETRNPSTRPAPFGKDTRRILIRRGAGIENQLSNPAARGKAPGTLGPKVFKLDQLPGFTGFGGKRGFTKQGVSVKFTESSTQALIRACYLQVFGRDVYEGQRLKVAEIKLENGEITVREFIRALAKSDLFRKLYWTSLYVCKAIEYIHRRLLGRPTYGRAENNKYFDICAKKGFYALVDALIDSLEYNEAFNEDTVPYERYLTPQGVALRNLRVGSIGETGIRIDKEENPLFVELGEVKDIRTEPDIQFRINQGVSKKREQTKVFKLTDNGDKNQVGTLIRAAYRQIFERDVEPYIVKNEFTVLESKLSNGEINLKEFITSLGESNLYIKEFYTPYPNTKVIELGTKHFLGRAPLDQAEIRKYNQILASGGIRAFIGAMVNSAEYGSAFGEDTVPYNRFLTLPAANFPNSQKLYNQLTKQSDEVVVPSFSTVKPRMDATKMPLMGKAMGDIARQARAMDKTKPLFIEKGRSFNNGQGQSVEVGVGTTRRKPARIYRMNPGMNQGEIALVLNAVYCQVMDVFSGQVPNEFRRSDLESKLRNGEISVREFVRSLASSEIYRRRFYTPYPNTKVIEFLFRHLLGRAPATQAEIRQYNQILAEKGLKAAVEAVVESPEYAQYFGEDVVPYDRFPSLPAGNYLGSVKAATDLVKQPWSSLSPSYLGGRF